A region from the Streptomyces sp. 3214.6 genome encodes:
- a CDS encoding TetR/AcrR family transcriptional regulator codes for MPYRDGMSARTTRSEERRAEIVRAALEVIAERGYRGASLAAVAERVGLTQQGLLHHFPTKDALLVAVLQERDQWDAVPATQWRVDLLASLVEYNAMRPGIIQTFSALLGESVTEGHPARAYFTGRYRQVRESMAAVLRAEYGERLPNGLTPERTAPLLVAVMDGLQYQWLLDPESVDMPGAFRDFLALLGEEV; via the coding sequence ATGCCGTACCGTGACGGCATGAGCGCCAGGACGACCAGGAGCGAGGAGCGGCGGGCCGAGATCGTTCGGGCGGCCCTGGAGGTGATCGCCGAGCGCGGTTACCGGGGAGCGAGCCTGGCGGCGGTCGCCGAGCGGGTCGGGCTGACCCAGCAGGGGTTGCTGCACCACTTCCCGACGAAGGACGCGCTGCTGGTGGCGGTGCTCCAGGAACGCGACCAGTGGGATGCCGTACCGGCCACGCAGTGGCGGGTGGATCTGCTGGCCTCGCTGGTCGAGTACAACGCGATGCGGCCCGGGATCATCCAGACGTTCTCGGCACTGCTGGGCGAGAGCGTGACGGAGGGGCATCCGGCGCGGGCGTACTTCACCGGGCGGTATCGGCAGGTACGGGAGAGCATGGCGGCGGTGTTGCGGGCCGAGTACGGGGAGCGGTTGCCGAACGGGCTGACCCCGGAACGGACGGCTCCGCTGCTCGTCGCGGTGATGGACGGTCTGCAGTACCAGTGGCTGCTGGACCCGGAGTCGGTGGACATGCCGGGGGCTTTCCGGGATTTCCTGGCGCTCCTTGGCGAGGAGGTCTGA
- a CDS encoding YrdB family protein, producing MKAIKAANLGVLFLIELGALVAVSYWGFTRDVAAPLAWLLGLGAPAVLIVLWALFGSQKASYKTRGAVRVGFELLWFGAGVAALFAAGAMAWAIAFAAVCAVSKTLAVIWRQ from the coding sequence ATGAAGGCAATCAAGGCAGCGAACCTCGGCGTCCTGTTCCTCATCGAACTCGGCGCCCTGGTGGCCGTCTCCTACTGGGGCTTCACCCGGGACGTGGCCGCCCCGCTCGCCTGGCTCCTCGGCCTCGGCGCCCCGGCCGTACTGATCGTGCTGTGGGCGCTGTTCGGCTCCCAGAAGGCGTCGTACAAGACACGAGGCGCGGTCCGCGTCGGCTTCGAACTGCTCTGGTTCGGGGCCGGTGTGGCCGCGCTGTTCGCGGCCGGAGCCATGGCCTGGGCGATCGCCTTCGCCGCCGTGTGCGCGGTGAGCAAGACGCTCGCCGTCATCTGGCGTCAGTAG